A genome region from Glutamicibacter arilaitensis Re117 includes the following:
- a CDS encoding response regulator transcription factor, producing MQLLIVEDDQAVAHALIDAVRSAGHQAEHVSRGADALLNHHNAQVILLDLGLPDMDGLEVLRKLRQVSEVPVVILSARNDERSVVRGLRQGADDFLVKPIGLTVLLARLEAVARRAKVEVAERAGVFNTGGLSVDASKHEASLDGRDLKLTAKEFDLLALLAQYAGSVVTREQILDHLWGDAFIAVSRSLDVHLTGLRAKLATPGLIVNVRGVGYRLETRNP from the coding sequence GTGCAGCTTTTGATCGTCGAAGACGACCAAGCCGTCGCCCACGCCCTTATTGACGCCGTACGATCGGCAGGCCATCAGGCAGAACATGTCAGCCGCGGAGCCGACGCCCTGTTGAACCACCACAATGCCCAAGTGATCCTTCTGGATCTCGGCCTGCCGGACATGGACGGGCTGGAAGTCCTGCGCAAACTGCGTCAGGTCAGCGAGGTTCCGGTGGTGATCCTTTCAGCCCGCAATGACGAGCGCAGTGTGGTGCGCGGCCTGCGCCAGGGTGCCGATGATTTCCTGGTAAAGCCCATCGGGCTCACGGTCCTGCTTGCCCGTCTCGAAGCGGTGGCTCGCCGCGCCAAAGTCGAGGTGGCTGAGCGTGCCGGAGTGTTCAACACCGGCGGGCTGAGCGTGGACGCCAGCAAGCATGAAGCAAGCCTGGATGGACGGGACCTGAAGCTCACGGCCAAGGAATTCGACCTGCTTGCCTTGCTCGCGCAGTACGCAGGATCCGTAGTGACCAGGGAGCAGATCCTTGACCACCTGTGGGGAGATGCGTTTATTGCGGTCTCACGCTCCTTGGATGTGCATCTGACCGGCCTGCGCGCCAAACTGGCAACACCCGGACTGATAGTCAACGTGCGCGGAGTCGGCTACCGGCTGGAAACCCGGAACCCATGA
- a CDS encoding sensor histidine kinase: MRLRVLGIVGTLLLVIVGIVSGVLLQSVSRDATADLQLNRLSSLNRFVHLASQADRRSDLSMLQLEMDTYSHLYGEGLLVTIGQQQLVSGPIDPANPEVAGTVRNAELNLGLNQIPAIDPFSNSSALLSQPFGNSAQVLGSVTMQVNLETARAKVLEKSSLLWLVVVAIGAGLLLLTNRVTSWVLRPVHRLNNAVNDIARHQAPVRLEEQGPPELRELARSLSEMARTLANSLKQQQELIAETSHQLRNPVAALRLRVDLLKIRLGESVDLDGVQAVENELDRVETLLDGVMRLASAEHRLTEQSAGESMLPSVEHGRCIDVVQMLAEEVERQTEAARRFGNLLVLDLDEAPTAPVVAWCNGFDLQQMLAELLENAFKYAPASKIVLSVASTPKAIEIQIQDHGAGMSEAELARAGERFWRAEHVRQSPGTGLGLAIVDRLARANNGELILASVAGAGLKASIILPRAVQHEAVSHDS; encoded by the coding sequence ATGAGACTGCGCGTACTGGGCATCGTAGGCACCTTGCTGCTGGTGATCGTCGGGATCGTCAGCGGCGTGCTGCTGCAAAGCGTCAGCCGTGACGCCACCGCAGATCTCCAGCTGAATCGGCTGTCGTCGCTGAACCGGTTCGTCCACCTCGCATCCCAGGCCGATCGTCGCAGCGATTTGTCGATGCTCCAGCTGGAAATGGATACCTACAGCCATCTCTACGGCGAGGGCCTGCTGGTCACCATCGGCCAGCAGCAATTGGTCTCCGGACCCATCGATCCGGCGAATCCTGAAGTCGCAGGCACCGTGCGCAACGCCGAGCTGAACCTGGGGCTGAACCAGATCCCGGCAATTGATCCATTCTCGAACTCATCCGCCTTGCTTTCCCAACCTTTCGGCAATTCCGCACAGGTACTGGGCTCGGTCACGATGCAAGTGAACTTGGAAACTGCGCGTGCCAAGGTGCTGGAAAAATCCAGCCTGTTGTGGCTGGTTGTCGTCGCCATCGGCGCCGGCCTGCTGCTCTTGACCAATCGCGTCACCTCGTGGGTGTTGCGTCCGGTGCACCGGCTCAACAATGCGGTCAACGATATTGCCCGACACCAAGCACCAGTGCGCTTGGAAGAACAGGGGCCGCCAGAATTACGCGAGCTCGCACGGTCCTTGAGCGAGATGGCCCGGACGCTGGCAAACAGCTTGAAGCAGCAGCAAGAACTCATCGCGGAGACTTCCCATCAGCTGCGGAACCCGGTGGCCGCCTTGCGCCTGCGTGTAGATCTGCTGAAAATCCGCCTGGGCGAAAGCGTAGACCTGGATGGAGTGCAGGCCGTTGAAAATGAACTAGACCGGGTCGAGACCTTGTTAGATGGGGTCATGCGGTTGGCTAGCGCGGAGCATCGGCTCACCGAGCAAAGTGCAGGGGAGTCGATGCTGCCGTCAGTTGAGCACGGCCGCTGCATCGATGTCGTTCAAATGCTGGCCGAGGAAGTGGAACGCCAAACTGAGGCGGCCCGGCGCTTCGGAAACCTACTGGTACTTGATCTCGACGAGGCGCCCACGGCACCAGTAGTAGCCTGGTGCAATGGGTTCGACCTGCAGCAGATGCTTGCAGAATTGCTGGAAAACGCGTTCAAATACGCTCCAGCTAGCAAAATTGTCCTGAGCGTGGCCTCAACGCCGAAAGCAATCGAAATCCAGATACAAGACCATGGAGCCGGCATGAGCGAGGCTGAACTTGCCAGGGCCGGAGAACGATTCTGGCGTGCTGAACACGTGCGCCAAAGCCCGGGAACAGGTCTGGGCCTGGCCATTGTGGATCGGCTGGCACGCGCCAACAATGGCGAACTGATACTCGCATCCGTTGCCGGAGCTGGATTGAAAGCGAGTATCATCCTGCCCCGCGCCGTACAACATGAGGCGGTGAGCCATGATTCGTGA
- a CDS encoding TAXI family TRAP transporter solute-binding subunit gives MIRESGISRRNLLKYLLALPAVAALPALASCNQMAQVSQLNIASGEDGGMYYQFASLLSKALVENAVAEQSQALNTQASAQNLSMLAGNKAELALVLADTVDQYRKSNQQKTDVMALGRVYQNYFHCILRPDSGIKSLQDLAGRTIGTGAPGSGTWVTGQRILQAAKLKGTDKAPKELQYGYVAGLKALDRGIIDALFLFGGLPVTSLAELASSTDLALLDVSSVLPQLREQYPNLYDRVVIPKALIAQSHP, from the coding sequence ATGATTCGTGAATCCGGCATCAGCAGGAGGAACCTGCTGAAATACCTGCTGGCGCTTCCGGCAGTAGCAGCGCTGCCCGCACTGGCTTCCTGCAACCAGATGGCACAGGTAAGCCAGCTGAACATCGCCTCCGGTGAAGACGGAGGCATGTACTACCAATTCGCGTCATTGCTCTCCAAGGCTTTAGTGGAAAATGCTGTTGCAGAGCAATCGCAAGCGTTGAATACCCAAGCCAGCGCGCAGAACTTGAGCATGCTTGCAGGAAACAAGGCAGAATTGGCCTTGGTACTGGCCGATACCGTGGACCAATACCGCAAAAGCAACCAGCAGAAAACTGACGTGATGGCGCTGGGACGGGTCTACCAGAACTACTTCCATTGCATCCTGCGCCCAGACTCCGGCATCAAATCCTTGCAGGATCTAGCTGGCCGGACCATTGGCACCGGCGCCCCTGGTTCAGGAACCTGGGTGACCGGACAACGCATCCTGCAGGCCGCGAAGCTCAAGGGCACTGATAAGGCTCCGAAAGAACTGCAATACGGATACGTCGCGGGGCTCAAGGCCCTTGACCGAGGAATCATCGACGCATTATTCCTCTTTGGCGGGCTGCCAGTAACTTCACTGGCTGAGCTGGCTTCGTCGACGGATCTGGCTTTATTGGATGTTTCTTCAGTCCTGCCGCAGCTTCGCGAGCAATATCCGAATCTTTACGACCGGGTGGTCATCCCGAAGGCACTTATCGCGCAATCCCATCCGTAG
- a CDS encoding TAXI family TRAP transporter solute-binding subunit: protein MGNLLMARADMPEELAGAIVKLLANHADQLIPESSSGIQYLTPETLISTGNQPLHPGARKAYQELHG, encoded by the coding sequence GTGGGCAATCTGTTAATGGCCCGGGCAGATATGCCCGAGGAGCTGGCCGGGGCGATCGTGAAGCTCTTGGCGAACCACGCAGATCAGCTCATCCCGGAATCCAGTTCCGGCATTCAGTATTTGACCCCGGAAACCTTGATCAGTACCGGAAACCAGCCCTTGCACCCCGGAGCGCGCAAAGCCTACCAAGAGCTTCACGGCTAG